In Lactococcus protaetiae, the genomic window GCCTATCTGGGATTCGGAGAAAACTGAGTTGAACAAGGTCTATATTTATCCAAAATCAAGCGTAGATCTCCCTTTAAGAAATCCTTCTTCACAAATAAAAAATACTACAAAAGAAAAAGGTACTTTACCAAAAACAGGAGAGGTGCAGGATACATTAGCTTGTATTATAGGATTAGGTTTATTTGGACTTGCTTTTCTATTGAAAAAAGAAAATAAGGATAAGGTAAGAATCATTGAAAATAGTTAAAATAACCAGTATTTTTTAGAATTAAGGTTATAATGAAATAAGCGAGGTATTAACGAAAGAATAAATCCAAAATACATTCTTGAAAAATAGGTTAAATTAAAGTAAAATACAATGGACAGAGTATTTAGAATTTATAATAAATAATAAATAATAATTTAAAAAAAGAGGGGAACTTATGAAGGAGTCAAATGAGGGAGTTGTAGATTTAAGGGGGATTTTATCAATTTTCCGAAAACGATTGCTCATGATTATCATGAGTGTGGTAATTGTTGGATGTTTTGGAGCTGTTTATACGTTTTTTATTGCAAGTCCAGTATATACGGCCTCAACTCAGTTAGTAGCAAAGTTGCCAACTTCAGATAGTTCAAGTGTTTATGCAGGTCAAGTAACAGGAAATATTCAGATGGTTAATACAATCAATCAAGTTATTGTTAGTCCGGCAATTCTTGATAAGGTCAAAAACAACTTAAACCTCAACACTAGTCTTTTAGAGCATGTAACAGCAACAAATGCGACAAATTCCCAGGTTATTAATATAACGGTTAGATATAATAATCCCTATACGGCTCAGAAGATTGCCGATGAAACAGCAAAAGTATTCAGTAGTAACGCTCAAAATATTTTGAATATTACAAATGTTAGTGTTTTAGCAGGGGCCACAGTCAATACCACACCAGTTAGTCCTAGGCCTTTACTTTATATTGGTATTTCTGTAATAATAGGTCTCATTTTGGGACTTGGTTTAGCACTTATTCGTGAGGCTTTCAATAATAAAATAGTTACCGAACAAGATGTAGAGGTAATAGGTCTTACTCTACTTGGTACAACAGCATTTGCTAAAGCAAAAGATTTTAATAGTTCAAAGATTGCTCAAGCGGAGAATACAAGAGCCCAAAATCCATCAAGAACGAGAAGAGGACGTTAGAGAAAATTTGAATCGTCAAAAATAGGGAGTAATCACATGTCAAAGAAAAAACTCGAAGTAGATAGTAACCGTCTAGTTATATCAAGTGTCAATCCACAGTCTCCAATTTCGGAGCAATATCGTACTATTCGTACAAATATCGAATTCATGATGGTTGATAATAATCTTCGGACACTATTGGTCACCTCAGCAGAAGCAAGCGCAGGGAAGTCCACTCTTATTGCAAATTTAGCGGTAGTTTTTGCTCAACAAGGAAAAAAAGTCTTGTTGATTGATGCAGATTTACGTAAACCGACAACACATCTTACATTTAGAGTGGATAACAAAATAGGTCTGACGAACGTTCTAACCAGACAAGCGTCATTGGACACGGCACTGCAAGGAACTCGAATTGCAAAGAATCTGGCCATTCTTACCTCTGGTCCCATACCACCTAACCCTTCAGAATTATTGAGTTCTCAGATAATGAAAGATTTGATTGCTACGGCTAGTCGTAACTTTGATGTTGTTCTGGTAGATGCACCACCAGTGGTCAGTGTTACGGATGCACAAATACTCAGTCGTATTATTGATGGAGTTGTTGTTGCAGCATGTGCAAATCAAACTAAAAAAGAAGAATTATCTAGAGCTAAGAGGTTGCTTGAGCATGTTCAAGCTAATGTGCTTGGATGTGTACTTACTCAATATGAGTCAGAAGATACTGCCTATTATTACTATGGAGTATAGAAAATTAAGGAATCTTTATGATTGATTTACATTGTCATGTTTTACCTAATATCGATGATGGTGCAAAAACAGTAGAAGATACCCTGAAAATGCTTCAGGCTGCGATTGCAGAAGGAATCACAGTTATCACGGCGACACCACATCACAATCCTGAATATAATAATGAGCGTCAAATCATCTTAGAGAAAGTAAAAGAGATTGAGAAAATTATTACAAAAAATAATCTTCCTATTCAACTTCTTGCTGGTCAAGAAGTTCGAATCTATGGTGATTTAGTCGCGGATTATAATGCGGGAAAACTTGTTACATCAGCGGATAGCACACGATATATGCTCGTTGAATTCCCAAGCAATCATGTTCCTAAATATGCCGAACATCTTTTTTATGATATGGCATTACAAGGTTTACAACCTATTCTAGTACATCCTGAAAGAAATTCAGGAATAATAAATAATCCAGAATTACTTTATAATTTTGTAAATCAAGGTGTACTATCGCAAGTCACAGCTTCAAGTATCACTGGTCATTTTGGTAAAAAAATCCAGAAGTTAACTTTCCAAATGATTGAGAATAATCTTACGCATTTTGTAGCATCTGATGCACATAATATAACTTCAAGAGCATTCAAGATGAAAGAAGCTTTTGAGATTATTAAAAATAAGTATGGACAAGCAGTCGCAGATGAATATAAGATAAATGCAGGTCGAGTGATTGAGGATAAAGTTATTTATCCCGCCGTTCCTTCTAAAATAAAAAATAAAAGGTTTTTAGGATTGTTTTAGACTATCGTCATTACAACAAATAAGGAGAAAAAATTGGAGTTAAACATTCATCACAGACCTCCTGATGAATATTCAAAGGATTTGCTTGTTAAAGATTTAATAGCCTTCAGGCCTTTTACGTATCGTGAGCTGTTTTTTAAGCGAATCATAGATATTGTAGGTGGTATGGTTGGTAGTTTTCTCTTTTTAATTGTGGCAGTCATTCTATTTATGCCTTATCTTTTGTCCAACGAAAAAGATAAGGGGCCGATGATATATAGGCAAAAAAGATATGGATATCATGGTGAAGTCTTTTATATTTTAAAATTTCGAACAATGATAATGAATGCTGAGGAGTATCTTAATACTCACCCAGAAATCAATAAACTTTATCATGATAATGGAAACAAATTAGAGCGTGATCCGAGAGTCACAAAAATTGGAGCATTTATTAGAAACAAGTCCATTGATGAACTTCCGCAATTTATAAATGTTTTAAAAGGAGATATGAGTTTAGTAGGTCCAAGACCAATTCTCCTTTTTGAGGCAGAAGAGTATGGTGAAAAACTTCCCTATCTCCTTGCCTGTAAACCAGGAATTACGGGCTATTGGACAACGCATGGTCGGAGTAAAATTCTTTTTCCAGAACGAGCAGACTTAGAACTCCACTATTTGAAGATTCATGGTTTTCGAATAGATTTATCTATAATCTTAATGACAATTTATCAGGCAATTCATGGAGCAGATGCCTATTGAGTTCAATCAAGGCTCATCGGAAGAAAATATGAATAAAAAAAATTTAGTAATTATCATACAGTCAGAAATAGCTGGTGCGAGTAAATATGTACGTGATTTAGTAGAGAACTTAGACGAGGCGATTTTTCAAATCAATCTTATATATAATCCTAAATTTGCTGATTCTGCATTTATTAAAAGTATTTTTTTAAATAAACATGTTGTATATATTCCGATAGAAGAAATGACTAGAGAAATTAATTTAAAAAAAGATTTATCAGCTTTTCGTAAAATTAATCAGTGGATGAGGGAAAATAAGCCTGATATCGTTTATTGTTTGTCTTCAAAGGCAGGAGTTCTTGGGCGTTTAGCGGCTAAAAGAAATAAAATTAATAGAGTTTATTATAATCCTTTGGCTTATTCGTTTATGTCAAAGGGTGAATTTTCTAAAAAACAAAAGTATCTATTCATTACAATAGAAAAATTCCTGAGTAGGTATGCAACGACAAAAACAATTGTAGAATCAGAAGGAGAAAAAGAAGCGGCAATCAGTGTTGGGCTAGATAGGGAAGATAAGTTTTTAATTATTAAAAATGCAATGAAAGATATGTCACTTCCAAATAAAGAAAAAATCCGACAGAAAGAAAACTTCCCGATAAATGCTTATATTATTGGGACTATTAGTAGATTATCAGAACAAAAAAATCCCATTTTATTTATGGACATAGCAGTAAAGTTATTAAAAAAATATCCAGATATACATTTTGTTTGGATTGGAGATGGACCACTAGAAGATGAAGTTAAAAATTATGCTAAACGCTTAGGAATTGACTCTTATATTTCGTTTTTAGGTTATCGAGATGATTCTGCCATACTTGCGGCATCTTTTGATGCCTATATGTCAACTTCATTGTATGAAGGATTACCTTATTCATTAATGGAATCAATAAGAGTTGGTGTACCATTGTTTGTCAGTAATGTGATTGGTAACAATGAAGTAGTCTTACCTAATAAAAATGGACATCTTTTCGAGTTGGGGAGCCAAAATATTGAGGAAGACTTTTCCAAATTTAAAGCATGGCAACAAAAAAATTCTGATGAAAACATTAGACAAACATTTCTTGACAATTTTTCAATGGATAAATTTATTGAAAAAACAACGCAAGAACTATTAAAATGAAAGAAATAAAAAATGAGTAATCCTCTAATAAGTGTTATTATTCCTTGTTATAATATAGCTGATTATGTGATGGAGTGTGTTCTCTCGGTTATAAACCAAACATACAAAAATATTGAGATAATATTGGTTGATGATGGAAGTACTGATGATACATTAAAAAATTTAGAAGTTCTTAAAACATTGGATAATCGTATTAGAATTCTTCAAAAAGAAAATGGCGGATTGAGTGATGCACGTAATGAAGGAATAAAATTTTCAACGGGTGATTATATCACTTTGATTGATGGGGATGATTCGGTAAGTGAAAATTATGTTAAACATTTATATCAAGGAATTTTAAAAGGTGCAGACATTTCTTGTGTCTCTTGGTACCTAACATATGAAAATGAGAAAATCGATTTCAAAGAGATTAGTTCCGCAAAGGATGATATTATCATCTTGTCAAAACGCGAGGGATTAAAACAGGTGTTTAATCAAGGAAATTTTGAAACAACTGCCTGTGCAAAGCTTTATCCACGGATATATTTTAATAAAATTAAATTTCCTAAAGGACTTTCTTTTGAAGATTTGGCAACAGTTCCTCTGTTATTGGAACAAGCTAATAAAATCTCATTTTGTAATGTCAGAGATTATTATTATTATCAGCGAGATAATAGTTTGTTACATGAAGACTTTAATCAAAGAAAGATGGATGTATTAATCGTTGGAGAGAGATTAATTTCGGAATTTCTACCTAAAAATTTTGAAATTCAGAGTATTTTTTATGGGAGGATTTTTGCTGCTTATTCAACAATCTATAGACAAATACCTGATAAAACAGATAAGTATCAAGAAGAAAGAGAAAGACTATGGAATGGAATGAAAAATGTCCGAAAAAAATTAAAAATTTTTGAAATTGAGAATAGTAAAGTAAAGCTTGGAGTCATTTCCTCTTATTTTGGTCAGCCAGTTTTTCGATATATTTTTAATATCTATAGTCAAAGAATTGTAAAAAGGAATTGATAAATGTTTATTTATTTTCTAATTTTTCCTATTATAGGATTAATTTATTTGGCTTTTCATAATCCGATAATCAAAAATAGAAAGTTATTTTTGATATGTTCTTTTTCTTTTTTAGCGGTTATTGCAAGCCTGAGGGCAAACACAGTAGGATCAGATGTAGCTAATTATCAAAATATCTTCGAAAGCACAATCAATGGGTACACCCCCGATACTAGATACCCTGTCTATGTTACTTATTCACACATTGTAGGGCTTGTTTCACAAAATCCCTATGCTATTACTATAGCAAATTCTCTGGTAATTTGTTCTTTAATTGGTATTTTTATCTATAGAAGTGGTGTTCACAGCTTATATTCCACCTTTTTATTTGTTGGTATGTATTTTTATGGAGATAGCTTGAATGGTGCTCGGCAATATATTGCTGTGGGATTAATTGCGAATGCTTTCCTGTTTATTTTAAATAAAAAGTGGATGCAGTATATTTTGCTTACAGTCCTTGCTATAGGTATCCATTCTACAGCAATTTTAAGTTTAATTTTTATTCCTATTGTTGTAGTCAAATGGACAAGAAAAAATATTTTTATGTTCTTTGTAATTATTATTGTTATTTCTCTTTTATATAATAGAATAATAAGCTTATTTTATATAATCTTTCCTCAGTATAGCATATATTCAAATCAGCAATTTCTAAGTACAATTCCTACGCAAGGCACGGGGATGATTGTTATTTATTATCTATTTTTATTATGCTTATTTTTGGTTTTTTTATATGTAATCAATTCTTACAATCTCCAATTAACAAGTGTTGAGATAAAAATTATTTTATCATATTCAATAAGTTTGTTGTTATCAATAATCTTTTTTAAAAATGTACTTATAATTCGTATGTTATGGTATTTCTCAATACTAGGGATTATCTGTTTCCCGATAATTATAGATAAAGTGAGTGCTCTTTTTAAAAAAAACAAGCAGGCGAGAGTTGTCATATTTTCTCTATTCTTTGTTATTATTTTCTTTGCCTATGTTATTCAACTCAAAAAAGGAATTGATGAAATCGTTCCTTATATAACATGGTTATAAACGAATGAGGTAAAATTTGTTAAAAATACTAAAAAAAATATTAAAAAAATTTATTCCAATAAGAGTTCGGATTTATATCAAATCGTTAAAATATAATGCTAGATACGATAAATATCGTTATGATGGAAAGAAAATTTTTCTCTTTGGTACACCTCATTCGGGTAACTTGGGAGACCAAGCGATAGTTATAGCTGAACTTGAATTTTTAAAGAAGCATTTTCCAAAGTATAGAGTGTTTGAAGTACCTGTTCCAATAATTTCAAGAAGTATAAAATATATAAAAAGGATAGTTGATTCGGAAGATTTAATAATGCTTCATGGTGGTGGTAGTGTAGGTGATTTATATTTGGATGCTGAGATTGGTACAAGGGCAGTTTTAAGTAATTTTCCAAATAAAAAGATAGTTTTTTTCCCACAATCCGCTACATTTACTAGTACTAATCAATCCTTTAAAGAGTTGAAAAGTTCACAAGATGTTTACGATAGAGCTGGAAAAAATTTGATAATAACAGCTAGAGAGAGTAAAAGTAAAGAAAAATTTGAACAAATTTTTTCTAAAAATACAGTTATTTTGGTACCTGATATAGTATTTAGTCTTCATAGTGAGCTACACAATAAAAGAAAAAATATCCTGTTTTGTATGAGAAAAGATTCAGAGAAGGTGTTAACATACGCTGACGAAACTACCTTGATTAAAAGTTTGTCTCAGAAATACAAGAATGTGCATATTTCTGATACTACAATTTCTGAAATTGTGACAAGAAAGACACGTGTGGAAATAGTAAATGAAAAATGGGATGAGTTTCGTAATGCTCGAATAGTAATTACAGATCGTTTGCATGGAATGATCTTTTCAGTTATAACAGGCACTCCATGTGTTGTGTTTGATAATTATAACTCTAAAATAAGAATGACTTATAAAGACTGGTTGAAAGACTATAAAAATATTAGATTTATTGATGAAAGCTTTGATAGTAACGAGATAATGAAGGCTGTAGAGGAAGTAATTGATCAAGAAATTCTCCCAATTAAATTTGAAAATAAATATCTTCCCCTTGTAAATGCGATAAAAGAAGCGGAGATGCAAAATAAAAATGATTCATTCGAGTAAAATATTTATTACTGGAGGAGCAGGGTTTATTGGTTCTTCTTTGGCAAACGTTCTTTTAAAATACAATAATAAGGTAATTGTTGTTGATGATTTATCAATGGGAAGGTTTGAAAATTTAATTCCATCTACTAATCTTATAACAATTAAAGGTTCTGTGACTGATAAAGAGTTAATGACCAAAATTTTAAAAGAATATAAATTTGATTATATTTTTCATTTAGCCGCTGTTGCTTCTGTTGCTGCATCTATTGCTAAACCATTAGAAACACATGAGGTTAATTTTGACAGTACATTGATACTATTAGAATATTTAGTAAAACACCCTAAAAATTTAAAGAGGTTGGTATTTTCTTCTTCCGCAGCGGTGTATGGTAATGAAAAAAGGCTACCTAAAAGAGAAGAGTCTCCTATTCTCCCATTAACTCCATATGCAATTGATAAATTTTCATCTGAACGATGGATTACAATTTATAATACTCTATATGGAATTCCAACAAGTTGTACGAGATTTTTTAATGTATATGGTCCAAAGCAAAACCCAAATTCTCCATACTCTGGTTTTATTTCTATACTTGTGGATAGATTGAAAAATTTGACAGAATTGAATATTTTTGGAGATGGGGAACAGGCAAGAGATTTTGTCTATATTGAAGACGTTATCCAAGCATTAATATTAATTGCTACATCTGAGGAGTCTCTAGGAGAAGTGTACAATGTTGGGACTGGTAGTCAAAGTACCTTAAACGAATTAATTGAATTATCGCAAGTATTAACCCAAAAAAATATAAAAGTAAATTATTTAGAAAATCGTGAGGGAGATATTAGACATTCTGTGAGTGATATTTCTAAATTAAAAGCTATTGGTTATCAACCAAAATTTGATATAAATCAGGGAATGAAAAAGTACTTCGACTATGAATTCAAATGAAATCAGATATAGTGGGCATAATCATAGGATAAAAAAATGAAGACAATATTTTCAAAATTATTGGGTAATACTGCAATTTTTGCTATTGGTAATGGAGCAACATTAATTGTATCCTTTTTCATGGTACCTGTTTATACTCATATTTTATCAACCTCATCATTTGGTATATCTGATTTAATAAATACAACAGTTAATATGCTTTTACCAGTTGTATCCCTTAATATTTTTGCAGCAGTATTTCGTTGGACGCTGGATGAAGAAACCAATGAGTTAGAAATATTCTCTAACGGTCTATTTATAACGGGAATTGGTGCTTTTACATCAATTATCATAGGTTTAGTCTTAATATTATTTCATGTAAAATACACTTGGGCAATTGGAATTAACTTGGGTGGGGTCGTTCTTCTTAATCATTTTCAGAACTTTGCTCGTGGAACGGATAGAATAAAACTCTATGCATTGTCTGGAGTAGTTAGTTCGGTCGTTAATGTCTTATCCAATGTTGTTTTAATGATAGTTTTTAAGTTTGGTTTAACAGGTTACCTTATTTCTTTAATTCTCTCAAATTATATTGCGGTTTTATTTTTAATAGTTTTTGGTAAACTTTATCACTATTGGAGCAGAGCGTTAATCTCCAAAAATGTTATTCGCGAAATGCTTAGATTTAGTCTACCTATGATTCCCAATGCTTTTACTTGGTGGATGACAAACGATGCTAGTAGATTGATTATTTTGATGTTTGTTGGACCTGCTGGTAATGGACTTTTTGCAATTGCGAATAAAATCCCGTCTATGATTACTACTGTATTTAATCTTTTCCAAAATGCATGGCAGATTTCTGCTGTGGAAACATCTAAAGAAAAAAATGTATCAAGGATTTATTCTATTACATTTAATGTTGTTTTGGGCTTCCTTGTTTTTGGGTCAACAATTATTGTCAGTATGATAAAATTGTTTATGCACTATTATGTTGCGCCAGATTTCTTTATAGCTTGGGAATTTGTTCCTATTCTACTGTTAACAGTAACGTTTTCTAACGCATCAGCTTTTCTTGGCACAACATATCTTGTAGCTATGAAGACAAAAGGATTGTTTACTACAACTATTTGGGGGACTATTATAAATTTAAGTTTGAGTTTTATCTTGATTCCTTTATTTGGGGTACATGGTGCGGCAATATCTGGGGCTTTAGGTTTTTTAGTAGTGAGTGTGATGCGGCTTAAACAAACTGCCAGATGGATTAGAATTAGGATAAAATGGGGACTTCAACTGGTGTTAATTGTTGGATACAGCGCGATGACTGTAATTGAATATATAAGTGCTAATGCAATAATATTAAAAATTTTCATTTTGATTATAATGGCTGGATTTTTAATAGTTTATTTGAAGAGTGTTAGAAAATTTAATTTTAATAAGTAGTTTGAGGTTGTTATGGGAAATTATAGAAAGCATAAAAAGAGTAAATATAAACACATCCGGATAATAGGAATAGTAATTCTTTTCGGAGCTATTGCATTTGGCATATATTCACTGAGTGAAAAAACTTTCACTAATAAAAAACTATCGGCACCACATATTGCACAAACAAACAACTCTCCTAAAAAAACAAATGAAGTAAATGGCTATATAAGTTCAGATTCGCCAAAAGCTGTATCTGGAAGTATGCAAATAGTAGCAAACAGTGGTGCTCCTCAGTGGGTTAAAGTTCCTTCAAATGAACAGTTAAACAGATTTACAGATATGTCAAAAGATGGTCTTACAATTTATCGGATAAATAACCCTGAAGTTCTAAAGACAGTTACGACGTTGAAAACACCAAGACGTTCGATGACTGATATCGAAAAAGAATATCCTAATACATTGATAATGAATGCCTCGGCTTTCAATATGACGACAGGTCAGATAGTTGGTTTTCAAATTAATAATGGTTTTCTACTAAATGACTGGGCGGTTGGGAACTATTTGCAGTATACTTTTGTCATTAATAAAAATGGTTCATGTAAAATATATGATTCGACGACACCTGCAAGTACAATCATTAAAAATGGTGCAACGCAAAGTTATGATTTTGGTACGGCACTTATTCGTGATGGAAAGACTGTTCCTAGTGACGGTAGTGTAAATTGGGAAATTCATGCTTTTATTGCTAATGACAAATCTAATAATCTTTATGTGATTTTGAGTGATACAAATGCTGGTTATGATAATATCATGAAAGGTGTTGCTTCTCTAAATTTGGAGAATATGCTCCTTCTTGATAGTGGGGGTTCTAGTCAGCTTTCTGTAAATGGCAAAACAATTGTAGCTAGTCAAGATAATCGTGCTGTTCCAGATTATATTGTGATGAAATAATTTTATATTGTTTTGGTTTGTTAGGAAAAAATGAGAAAATAGTATTATAAAAATCGAATGGAGTCTTGATTTGGTACTATTTTGTATTAGTAGCATCGTTGTTCTTAGCATTTTGGTTTTATTATTAAACCAGGGAGCGAGCAATAATATTAATCGCAATGCTGGAGATTTAGAGGAGATGAGAATCTTATCTGAAATGAGTAAGGGAATAAATAAAAAATCATGAGTAGCACTCATGATTTTTTTGTTTACTATTGGAGAGAAGTGAGGAAGAGGTGTTTGACAGTTGTTAATTCATTGCTTGTTATAATTTCGTTACCATCTTGTTTAGTGGTATGAAGATTAAGCTTACTTGTCGTCAATAGTGCCTTATTGTAGTGAATTAATATTTCTTTAAATTCGTTGAAAGAAATATTGGTTTTTACAGTGTCACTAAAAGAGTAAAGAATGTTGCGATAGTAGTTAAAGTTAGAAAAATTCTTGGCTTTGGTTAGCTTTTGAATATTGCCATAAAGTGCCATTGAGACGTTTTGGATGCGTGTGATAAGGGCTTGTTGGTCGTTTTTGTCAACGAGAGAAAGATAAGCCTGAACTTCTTTAGTAGCATTAAGGTGAAGAGTACCTCGGTTAAACTGGTAGCCTTCTGATACAAAGGCAGTAGGATTTTGAAGAGTGATCCCTCCGGTTGCTTCAACTATCTCTCCTATTTTATCTATGTCTATTTGTACGATTTTATTAATAGGAAGTGATAAACTTTTGTGAATGTCGTTGAGGACAGCATTTTTACCTCCCTTG contains:
- a CDS encoding LCP family protein, producing MAHKSKSHHRHHKRKKHLALKIILSVIITLILIIGAAAFGIYKNIESTFSSSYAKSSATTPINFSKSKPFTTLIIETNTVNGENSCFAAVLVATNAQTKQTTFLNFPVTATLPNQTTIADSYAKGGKNAVLNDIHKSLSLPINKIVQIDIDKIGEIVEATGGITLQNPTAFVSEGYQFNRGTLHLNATKEVQAYLSLVDKNDQQALITRIQNVSMALYGNIQKLTKAKNFSNFNYYRNILYSFSDTVKTNISFNEFKEILIHYNKALLTTSKLNLHTTKQDGNEIITSNELTTVKHLFLTSLQ